The Desulfobacterales bacterium genome includes a window with the following:
- a CDS encoding transposase, whose translation MPRKARIDAAGALHHIICRGIEKTDIFRDDIDRNNFVDRLGQILSETNTPCFAWALLPNHFHLLLRTGETPTSIIMRRLLTGYAVSFNRRHQRHGHLFQNRFKSILCQEDSYLLELVRYIHLNPLRAKVVTTLEELDRFPYCGHSSLMGYEKNRWQDAGYILSFFGKRVTASRRQYRNFASKAVGLGRNANLTGGGLVRSSGGWERLKSSRRRRVHLKGDERILGDSDFVESVLDKAEEKMVRKYRLADRGYDFDTAVHRTAELFEMSAGEILLPGKQPNRVKARSLLCFWAVKELGISSLMVAAKLGISQSAVSRAVQRGAQLATANNFPLEND comes from the coding sequence ATGCCTCGTAAAGCCCGCATCGACGCTGCCGGCGCCCTGCACCACATCATCTGCCGCGGCATCGAAAAGACCGACATTTTTAGGGACGACATCGACAGGAACAATTTTGTCGATCGCCTCGGCCAAATCCTATCTGAAACCAACACCCCCTGTTTTGCCTGGGCGCTGCTGCCGAACCACTTTCACCTGCTGCTCAGAACCGGCGAAACCCCGACCTCTATAATTATGAGACGCCTTTTAACCGGTTATGCAGTCAGCTTCAATCGGCGGCACCAGCGGCATGGCCATCTGTTTCAGAATCGATTCAAGTCGATACTATGCCAGGAAGATTCCTATCTTTTGGAACTCGTGCGATACATCCACCTCAACCCGCTGCGGGCAAAAGTCGTAACGACTCTTGAGGAGTTGGATCGATTCCCCTACTGCGGTCATAGCAGCCTGATGGGCTACGAAAAGAACCGGTGGCAGGATGCGGGCTATATTTTATCTTTTTTCGGCAAACGCGTGACTGCATCACGCAGACAGTATCGGAACTTCGCTTCAAAGGCTGTCGGCCTTGGACGGAATGCGAACTTAACCGGCGGCGGGCTGGTGAGAAGTTCCGGCGGCTGGGAGCGTCTCAAATCATCTCGAAGAAGACGGGTGCACTTGAAAGGCGATGAACGGATATTGGGCGACAGTGATTTTGTCGAATCGGTGTTGGACAAGGCGGAAGAAAAGATGGTGCGAAAGTACCGGCTTGCTGATCGCGGTTATGACTTTGATACAGCGGTTCATCGCACTGCCGAGTTGTTTGAAATGAGTGCCGGAGAGATCCTGCTGCCGGGCAAACAGCCAAATCGCGTCAAAGCCCGTAGCCTGCTGTGTTTCTGGGCAGTAAAAGAACTCGGCATCAGCAGCCTTATGGTGGCCGCAAAGCTGGGGATCAGCCAGTCGGCCGTCAGCCGGGCGGTGCAACGGGGAGCGCAGTTGGCGACTGCAAATAATTTTCCTTTAGAAAATGACTAG
- a CDS encoding prepilin-type N-terminal cleavage/methylation domain-containing protein, with protein MKNTSDLKSERVFPGGPVYFRSCRGFTLLEIMVAVAIMAIVLISVYKLHAQTISMNGSARFYTTAPLLAQRTVAEIGAFPDSRRVSVAGDFGDEFPGYSRQVSIDDVSTEIFGSAAKDLKKIEVTISFNRNEFVYTLRTYSILQEP; from the coding sequence ATGAAAAATACGTCGGATTTGAAATCTGAGCGCGTATTCCCGGGGGGACCCGTTTACTTTCGATCCTGCCGGGGATTTACCCTCCTTGAAATCATGGTGGCGGTGGCCATCATGGCGATCGTGCTGATCAGCGTTTATAAACTGCATGCCCAGACCATTTCCATGAACGGCAGCGCCCGTTTTTACACGACAGCGCCGCTCCTGGCGCAACGCACGGTGGCAGAAATTGGAGCGTTTCCCGACAGTCGGCGGGTATCTGTAGCCGGTGATTTCGGGGATGAATTTCCCGGGTACAGCCGGCAGGTCTCTATCGACGACGTCAGCACTGAGATATTCGGCAGCGCCGCCAAGGATTTAAAGAAAATAGAGGTGACAATATCGTTTAACCGTAACGAATTCGTTTATACATTAAGAACTTATTCAATATTGCAGGAACCATAG
- a CDS encoding type II secretion system protein GspJ encodes MAVYEPARNCLNRMTFDLQAVYVTFPPAYTPPGPDASSDIYRFFAEMDTIGGTSFSRLRFTSLAHVAFEKNRQEGIAEIVYYVQPGDNGTFILRRSDTLYPYEPFREKHSDPVLCENLKSLKFTYYDAEGADTDHWDSDSDEYKYATPRAVGIQLELGNGSSSQQFATLVTLPAYRLKSE; translated from the coding sequence ATGGCAGTATACGAACCGGCCCGCAATTGTCTCAACCGGATGACTTTTGATCTGCAGGCTGTCTATGTCACATTCCCACCGGCATACACCCCGCCGGGGCCGGACGCATCCTCCGATATCTATCGCTTTTTTGCTGAAATGGATACTATTGGCGGTACATCCTTTTCCAGGCTTCGATTTACTTCGCTGGCGCATGTCGCTTTTGAGAAAAACCGGCAGGAAGGCATTGCTGAAATCGTTTATTACGTTCAGCCCGGCGATAACGGGACGTTTATCCTGCGCCGCTCCGACACCCTCTATCCGTATGAACCCTTCCGGGAAAAACACAGCGATCCGGTTTTATGTGAAAATCTCAAATCTTTGAAATTCACCTATTACGACGCTGAAGGAGCCGACACTGATCATTGGGATTCCGATTCCGACGAGTATAAATACGCCACTCCCCGGGCGGTCGGCATTCAGCTTGAACTCGGCAACGGATCATCTTCACAGCAGTTTGCAACTCTGGTGACCCTGCCGGCATACCGGCTAAAATCGGAATAA
- a CDS encoding PilN domain-containing protein has translation MSRKILGLDIRKEAVTAVLLQSKIKGMSIEAHAYSPISEPNGIKQGVSDCISSLMKQADISGASCIAAYPSENIFYRNIRVPFKAPKKIKQILPYELEPTLPLPVEDLIIDFHIPGLSNQNSHSGLLAAAAETSELKSFMQTLAESKLVPTVLAAGGYSTAFHVARTKKIPDVCLFIDMGLKNCGLFVIISGWVCYARSFSLRTGSSDRATLICNHAKQTLAAVKEILQMEIIAGGVLITGCGVEDKSILGNIAQNLEIPVTAMDLARLSDVTVKNIAVNEWKPLRMDNALALALNDLESLPVLNFRKGPFAPRKLWVEHKKYFIQTGILAGVIASFAFMDIVIDNYFMGKKVDRLNAQTTQIFRSTFPDIQKIVDPVQQMRVEIQNTKKQTISTESPQKNVRNIDILYDISTLIPDDVDVELNRIVIGPGSVQISGYTDTFNSVNNFQRKLQGGKLFKTVTINSANIEKTENRVNFKLNLQL, from the coding sequence ATGAGCAGAAAAATTCTGGGGCTCGATATCCGTAAAGAGGCCGTAACCGCTGTTTTGCTGCAAAGCAAAATAAAGGGGATGTCCATCGAAGCACACGCGTACAGCCCCATATCGGAACCGAATGGAATAAAACAGGGTGTTTCCGATTGCATCAGCAGCCTGATGAAACAGGCGGACATTTCCGGCGCCAGCTGTATCGCCGCCTATCCTTCCGAAAACATATTTTACCGGAACATTCGCGTCCCTTTTAAGGCGCCCAAAAAAATAAAGCAGATCCTTCCTTATGAGCTTGAGCCCACCTTACCGCTCCCTGTGGAGGACCTGATTATCGACTTTCACATACCCGGTTTGAGCAATCAAAACAGTCATTCGGGCCTCCTGGCTGCGGCAGCAGAAACATCCGAACTGAAATCATTCATGCAAACACTCGCCGAGTCTAAACTGGTTCCGACGGTGCTGGCTGCGGGCGGCTATAGCACGGCGTTTCACGTTGCCAGAACAAAAAAGATTCCGGATGTCTGTTTGTTTATAGATATGGGGCTCAAAAATTGCGGACTTTTTGTGATCATTTCAGGCTGGGTCTGCTACGCCCGCTCTTTTTCATTGCGCACCGGGAGTTCAGATAGGGCCACCCTTATTTGCAATCACGCCAAGCAGACCCTTGCCGCTGTAAAAGAAATTCTACAAATGGAGATTATTGCCGGCGGTGTTTTGATAACGGGTTGCGGAGTGGAAGATAAATCCATTTTAGGCAATATTGCCCAAAACCTGGAAATTCCCGTTACCGCTATGGACCTGGCAAGGCTGTCGGACGTGACCGTAAAAAATATTGCTGTGAATGAATGGAAGCCGCTTCGGATGGACAATGCCTTGGCGCTGGCCCTCAATGACCTCGAAAGTCTTCCGGTTTTAAATTTTCGCAAAGGCCCCTTTGCTCCCAGGAAACTCTGGGTTGAGCACAAAAAATATTTCATTCAGACCGGGATACTGGCTGGTGTAATTGCATCCTTTGCCTTTATGGATATCGTTATTGACAACTATTTCATGGGTAAAAAGGTAGACCGGCTGAATGCCCAGACAACCCAAATTTTTAGATCGACCTTCCCGGATATCCAGAAGATTGTGGACCCGGTGCAGCAAATGCGGGTGGAAATTCAAAACACGAAAAAACAAACCATTTCCACTGAATCTCCGCAAAAAAACGTCCGCAATATTGACATCCTCTATGACATCAGCACGTTGATTCCCGATGATGTGGATGTTGAATTGAATCGGATTGTGATTGGACCGGGCAGTGTCCAAATCTCTGGTTATACGGACACGTTTAATTCGGTAAACAATTTTCAGCGAAAGCTGCAGGGCGGCAAACTTTTTAAAACGGTCACGATCAATTCGGCCAATATTGAAAAAACAGAAAACCGGGTAAATTTTAAATTGAACCTCCAGCTTTGA
- the gspG gene encoding type II secretion system major pseudopilin GspG, with protein MDPQHPPDRFNNRGFTLIEIMVVIVILGILAGLIVPRIMGRPDEARQMKAKIQIESIETALKLYKLDNGSYPGTEQGLQALVEQPATGNIPAKWREGGYLEKGKLPKDPWGNDFVYLSPGVHGEFDIVSYGADGVPGGDGKNMDINSWEIE; from the coding sequence ATGGACCCGCAGCATCCACCTGACAGATTTAACAATCGGGGGTTTACGCTGATTGAAATAATGGTCGTGATCGTTATATTGGGCATCCTGGCCGGACTCATCGTTCCCCGGATCATGGGCCGCCCGGATGAAGCCCGGCAGATGAAGGCCAAAATCCAGATTGAAAGCATCGAAACCGCCCTGAAACTCTATAAGCTCGACAACGGATCCTATCCCGGAACGGAACAGGGGCTGCAGGCACTGGTGGAGCAGCCCGCCACCGGCAACATCCCCGCCAAATGGCGGGAAGGCGGATATCTGGAAAAAGGCAAGCTGCCCAAAGACCCCTGGGGAAACGATTTTGTGTATCTGTCCCCCGGCGTTCACGGCGAGTTTGATATTGTTTCATACGGCGCCGACGGCGTCCCCGGCGGTGACGGGAAAAATATGGACATCAATAGTTGGGAAATTGAATAG
- a CDS encoding type II secretion system protein, giving the protein MPLTKKNSGYTLIELVVVISLISIMLFFAIPRFHDTVLTDNTKKFSRWLITTVRSLKAAAVRDQKRYNLNVDLDAGKLWVTSDGMSEEERQTAENAGYSLPEDVRIIDMEFPFKGKITGGQVEISFYKADYSDKVMIHIENSSRKQMSFLIEPFLSGVKLYEKYVGFEI; this is encoded by the coding sequence ATGCCTCTAACGAAAAAAAACAGCGGTTATACGCTGATTGAACTGGTGGTGGTCATCTCGCTCATCAGCATCATGTTGTTTTTTGCCATTCCCCGGTTTCACGACACGGTCTTAACCGACAATACCAAAAAATTTTCCCGCTGGCTCATTACCACAGTCCGAAGTTTAAAAGCAGCGGCAGTCCGCGATCAGAAACGTTACAATTTAAATGTCGATCTTGATGCCGGCAAATTATGGGTAACCAGCGACGGCATGTCTGAAGAAGAACGCCAAACGGCCGAGAATGCCGGTTACAGTCTTCCGGAGGATGTCCGTATTATCGACATGGAATTTCCGTTTAAGGGAAAAATCACCGGCGGGCAGGTTGAAATCAGCTTTTACAAGGCCGATTATTCCGACAAGGTCATGATCCATATTGAAAACAGCAGCCGCAAGCAAATGTCATTTTTAATCGAACCGTTCCTCTCCGGAGTCAAACTCTATGAAAAATACGTCGGATTTGAAATCTGA
- a CDS encoding general secretion pathway protein GspK, whose protein sequence is MKKTVWSNNRGIALLITISIITVLIAGVLEWNRKVRTSVVVSATARDRVTLSYMAASGVHAAMAMLIKDRTDSDPDSLQEDWANPEKIDEAIRQIPFENGAVTFKITDERSKIQINALVQFPEGQQFNEAQRELWDRFLRLLPAPDSYQEDTDPNAIINSIKDWLDSGDDEAITGLSGAESGYYQGLQPPYPCRNGPFYHLGELALVKGVTTDLLNGAGGIPGISQYVTVHGITSTEEKKITFEGKININTAELPVLTALLPADSGEIAQAIYDYRLETNDQAYIHDLSRPDWYQNVPGAGGIQIDPDLITTQSDIFRIDADASLQDMKIRVTAVVEREKDKKTGRWVCSVLNWQTK, encoded by the coding sequence ATGAAGAAAACCGTATGGTCGAATAACCGCGGCATCGCCCTTTTGATTACCATCAGCATCATTACGGTGCTTATTGCCGGGGTGCTGGAGTGGAACCGCAAGGTGCGCACATCCGTGGTGGTGTCGGCCACCGCCCGCGACCGGGTGACCCTGTCATACATGGCAGCTTCGGGGGTCCATGCCGCCATGGCCATGTTGATTAAAGATAGAACAGATTCGGACCCGGACTCCCTGCAGGAAGACTGGGCCAATCCTGAAAAAATAGATGAAGCAATCCGTCAAATCCCATTTGAAAATGGCGCCGTTACGTTTAAAATAACCGATGAACGCTCTAAAATCCAGATCAACGCCCTGGTTCAATTTCCCGAAGGGCAGCAGTTCAACGAAGCCCAACGGGAGCTGTGGGACCGGTTTTTAAGGCTTCTCCCCGCTCCGGATAGTTACCAGGAAGATACGGATCCCAACGCGATTATCAATTCCATCAAGGACTGGCTCGACTCGGGCGATGATGAGGCCATCACCGGCCTGAGCGGCGCCGAATCCGGATATTATCAGGGACTACAGCCGCCCTATCCTTGTCGAAACGGACCCTTTTATCATCTGGGCGAGCTTGCGCTCGTCAAGGGGGTGACAACGGACCTTTTAAATGGTGCCGGGGGGATACCCGGAATTTCCCAGTATGTAACGGTTCATGGCATCACCAGCACGGAAGAAAAAAAAATCACCTTTGAGGGTAAAATAAATATCAATACCGCAGAGCTTCCGGTCTTGACGGCCCTGCTGCCGGCCGACAGCGGGGAAATTGCCCAGGCTATTTATGACTATCGTCTGGAAACCAATGATCAGGCATATATTCACGATCTTTCAAGACCCGACTGGTATCAGAATGTTCCCGGCGCCGGTGGTATTCAAATCGACCCCGACCTGATAACCACCCAAAGCGACATCTTCAGAATTGATGCCGACGCCAGCCTGCAGGACATGAAAATCAGGGTGACCGCCGTCGTAGAGAGGGAAAAAGATAAAAAAACCGGGCGCTGGGTATGTAGCGTCTTGAATTGGCAAACAAAATAA